The following are encoded in a window of Solidesulfovibrio magneticus RS-1 genomic DNA:
- the rpsU gene encoding 30S ribosomal protein S21, producing MPGVYLEESDNFDVALRRFKKQVEKSGILSELKKRQHFEKPSVMRKKKKAAARKRLLKKMRKINMM from the coding sequence ATGCCCGGTGTCTACCTTGAGGAGTCCGACAACTTTGACGTGGCCCTGCGCCGCTTCAAGAAGCAGGTCGAAAAATCCGGGATTCTCTCCGAGCTGAAGAAACGTCAGCACTTTGAGAAACCCAGCGTCATGCGCAAGAAGAAGAAGGCCGCCGCTCGCAAGCGGTTGCTCAAGAAAATGCGCAAAATCAACATGATGTAA
- a CDS encoding HU family DNA-binding protein, with protein sequence MTKADLVGKIAEKTGLTKANAERALNAFIEAIEETLVGEGKITLTGFGTFMVDERKARTGRNPRTGAEINIPASKVVKFRPGKLLKDAIQ encoded by the coding sequence ATGACCAAGGCTGATCTGGTAGGAAAAATTGCCGAAAAGACAGGGCTGACCAAAGCCAACGCCGAACGCGCCCTCAACGCCTTTATCGAGGCGATCGAGGAAACGCTGGTTGGCGAAGGCAAGATCACGCTGACGGGGTTTGGCACCTTCATGGTGGACGAGCGCAAGGCCCGCACCGGCCGCAATCCCCGCACCGGCGCCGAGATCAATATCCCGGCTTCCAAAGTCGTCAAATTTCGGCCGGGCAAATTGCTCAAGGACGCTATTCAATAA
- the rsmA gene encoding 16S rRNA (adenine(1518)-N(6)/adenine(1519)-N(6))-dimethyltransferase RsmA, which produces MTRPMGHDTTERGDGFAPAKRSLGQNFLVDPNVSAKIVAQLRIGPEDTVIEIGPGRGALSGHILAAGPRAYLALEKDRELAARLPREHPGAHPALVDALRLDWSRLDALDGAKLVGNLPYNIASPLLWDICSQASRFAVGVFMVQHEVALRLCAAPGGRQYGALTAWTSSFARFDYCFKVSPGVFRPQPKVDSAVVAVTPRASKERPEDPAGLATLLKRLFSMRRKQLAGILKPHWDEALAQACAGHGIEGRVRPETLTPGQFQQLAKLLKTRLPS; this is translated from the coding sequence ATGACGCGCCCCATGGGCCATGACACGACAGAGCGGGGCGATGGGTTCGCCCCGGCCAAACGCAGCCTGGGCCAGAATTTTCTGGTCGATCCCAACGTTTCCGCCAAGATCGTGGCCCAGTTGCGGATCGGGCCTGAAGACACGGTCATCGAGATTGGCCCTGGGCGGGGAGCCCTTTCGGGTCATATCCTGGCCGCCGGGCCGCGCGCCTATCTGGCCCTGGAAAAGGATCGGGAACTGGCCGCCCGGCTGCCGCGCGAGCATCCCGGGGCCCATCCGGCCCTGGTCGATGCCTTGCGCCTGGACTGGTCGCGCCTTGACGCCTTGGACGGCGCCAAGCTGGTGGGCAATCTTCCCTATAATATCGCTTCGCCGCTGTTGTGGGATATCTGCTCCCAGGCCTCGCGCTTTGCCGTGGGGGTCTTCATGGTGCAGCACGAGGTGGCCCTTCGCCTGTGCGCCGCTCCGGGCGGCAGGCAGTACGGGGCGCTGACCGCCTGGACGTCGTCGTTTGCCCGGTTCGATTATTGTTTCAAGGTGTCGCCCGGGGTGTTTCGGCCCCAGCCCAAGGTGGATTCGGCGGTGGTGGCCGTGACTCCCCGGGCGAGCAAGGAACGGCCCGAGGACCCGGCCGGCCTGGCGACCTTGCTCAAGCGGCTTTTTTCCATGCGCCGCAAGCAGTTGGCCGGCATCTTGAAGCCCCACTGGGACGAGGCCCTGGCCCAGGCATGCGCCGGGCACGGCATCGAGGGGCGCGTTCGGCCCGAAACCTTGACGCCAGGCCAGTTCCAGCAGCTGGCCAAATTGCTGAAAACGCGCTTGCCCTCTTGA
- a CDS encoding GGDEF domain-containing protein: MTRGIRPEHVWGIGLGEEAATAVSSALGAGYVLRNWPMGSHPGARDIARAAPLVVFVVKEAWDALPLDTQKIIEEWETPQRVLVLGATQSVAEFEDVLENGFLSAVSEPLTDKKIRDVIFRAKEVKSLYDDIFRMTREIMLERELLARKTDLVLFLNRILTRASESLDPIVILDNAREDLELLLPLQALMGALWQTGEGGNLEAELFLEPDMDQTAERHWTEQLLRQAAKLAGKPMHSYKASFLDGGADHESVGVPTAPEDLITLPLRAGGQMFGLLVLYRAKGRALGKDQVQALYASINHLALALKNAALFNQVKIRADHDGLTRIHNRRAFDERLIDELRRHQRYRHAMSLLMVDIDHFKGINDRYGHLVGDHVLREVGSILSETLRSTDFTARYGGEEFVVILPQTAEEQARILAERLRGAIAEARFVHDGEDFSITVSIGVSALQPGALTRRKDLLEKADKALYQAKHLGRNQVCTSLGPVTRSVDALSAVQAG, from the coding sequence ATGACGCGCGGAATCCGCCCCGAACATGTGTGGGGCATCGGACTTGGCGAAGAGGCCGCGACGGCCGTGAGTTCGGCGCTTGGAGCCGGTTACGTGCTGCGCAACTGGCCCATGGGCAGCCATCCCGGCGCCAGGGACATCGCTCGGGCCGCGCCCCTTGTCGTCTTTGTGGTCAAGGAAGCCTGGGACGCCCTGCCCCTTGATACCCAGAAGATCATTGAGGAATGGGAGACCCCCCAACGGGTGTTGGTGCTCGGGGCCACCCAGTCCGTGGCCGAATTCGAGGACGTGTTGGAAAACGGCTTTTTGTCCGCCGTGTCCGAGCCGCTGACCGACAAAAAGATCCGCGACGTCATCTTCCGGGCCAAGGAAGTCAAGAGCCTGTACGACGACATTTTCCGCATGACCCGCGAGATCATGCTGGAGCGCGAGCTTCTGGCCCGAAAGACCGATCTTGTGCTGTTTCTCAACCGCATTCTCACCCGGGCCAGCGAGTCCCTGGACCCCATCGTGATCCTGGACAACGCTCGGGAGGATCTTGAGCTGCTTCTGCCCCTGCAGGCGCTCATGGGCGCGCTGTGGCAGACCGGCGAAGGCGGGAATCTTGAAGCCGAACTGTTCCTGGAACCCGACATGGACCAAACGGCCGAACGCCACTGGACCGAGCAGTTGCTGCGTCAGGCCGCCAAGCTCGCCGGCAAGCCCATGCACAGCTACAAGGCCAGCTTCCTCGACGGCGGAGCCGACCACGAGTCGGTCGGCGTCCCGACCGCCCCTGAAGATCTCATCACCTTGCCGCTTCGGGCCGGCGGCCAGATGTTTGGCCTGCTCGTGCTCTACCGAGCCAAAGGCCGCGCCCTGGGCAAGGATCAGGTCCAGGCCCTCTACGCTTCCATCAACCATTTGGCTCTGGCGCTGAAAAACGCTGCCCTCTTCAATCAGGTCAAGATCCGGGCCGACCACGACGGCCTCACCCGCATCCACAACCGTCGGGCCTTTGATGAACGCCTCATCGACGAATTGCGCCGCCACCAGCGCTACCGCCATGCCATGAGCCTGCTTATGGTCGACATCGACCATTTCAAGGGCATAAACGACCGCTACGGCCACCTGGTCGGCGACCACGTGCTGCGCGAGGTGGGGAGCATCCTGTCGGAAACCCTTCGTAGCACGGATTTCACGGCCCGCTACGGCGGCGAGGAATTCGTGGTTATTCTGCCCCAGACGGCCGAGGAACAGGCGCGAATCCTGGCCGAGCGGCTGCGAGGCGCCATTGCCGAAGCGCGTTTCGTCCATGACGGCGAGGACTTTTCCATCACCGTGTCCATCGGCGTCTCGGCCTTGCAGCCCGGCGCCTTGACCCGGCGCAAGGATCTGCTGGAAAAAGCGGACAAGGCGCTTTACCAAGCCAAGCACCTGGGCAGGAACCAGGTCTGTACGTCCCTTGGACCGGTGACCCGCAGCGTGGACGCCTTGAGCGCGGTCCAGGCCGGTTAG
- a CDS encoding GatB/YqeY domain-containing protein: MNLIARIESDYLASMKARDELTLGVLRMLKSAAKNRQVELRRPLTEDEYCDVLAKQAKQRRESIEQFAKANRADLVEKEERELGVLLAYLPAPLTDDELAAAVNAAVTDLAAASMKDMGKVVQAVLAAHKGRVDGKRVSDAVKARLAS, translated from the coding sequence ATGAATCTCATAGCCCGTATCGAATCCGACTACCTGGCTTCCATGAAGGCCAGGGACGAGTTGACCCTCGGTGTCTTGCGGATGCTTAAGTCAGCCGCGAAAAACCGTCAGGTCGAACTGCGACGCCCTTTGACCGAGGACGAGTATTGCGACGTCCTGGCCAAGCAGGCCAAGCAGCGCCGGGAGTCCATCGAACAGTTCGCCAAGGCGAACCGGGCTGATCTTGTCGAAAAAGAGGAGCGGGAGCTGGGCGTTTTGCTCGCCTATCTTCCCGCTCCCTTGACCGACGACGAGCTTGCCGCCGCCGTCAACGCCGCCGTGACCGACCTTGCCGCCGCCTCCATGAAGGACATGGGGAAGGTCGTGCAGGCGGTGCTGGCCGCTCACAAGGGGCGGGTCGACGGCAAGCGGGTCAGCGACGCCGTCAAGGCGCGCCTCGCTTCCTGA
- a CDS encoding glycosyltransferase family 4 protein: protein MGRKVANAAFLDALARRDPFDAYHFFMPSERERQRQEGLLAARYPALAGRGAFKVLTRQELPAALGTTDYAVFHLSDCLTAQARLAAARNALSRVIFPITGGIHSLSYAHYQRDFLAHLAPATTRRDAIVCTSKAGREAVTALFKALRRGYGLSPEAYPAPELALIPLGVEPDDWRRLDGQERAEARAAWGIAPQGTVLLMFGRVSHSSKMDLLPLFRAVQRLMASGLDVSNLMLVVAGWTDDDDPFLGTLAALAANVGLRLVLVRRPDEAAKRQLFGLADAFVSLADNPQETFGLTLLEAMAACLPVVASDYDGYRDIVAPGRTGWLLPTLGLPRSPARDVLAPLCYDNHTHLRLAQATAVSVPALAEALATVLGDPDKARGLGEAGRERAVAQFTWDACVGRHLELWKRLAAQPVPDRDQLAATPHPWTLAYDEVFAGYPSGRLGDDLRLVWTRAGQAVYHRQDFPVIYAELSREVRPEALRVLVFLARGGCPGLTLARRLAAAVPGLDEAAAVWHVLWALKQDLLEVQKEPA, encoded by the coding sequence ATGGGCAGAAAGGTGGCCAACGCGGCCTTTCTCGATGCCCTGGCCCGGCGCGATCCCTTTGACGCCTACCACTTTTTCATGCCCTCCGAGCGCGAGCGCCAGCGCCAGGAAGGTCTGCTCGCCGCCCGTTATCCGGCCCTGGCCGGGCGCGGCGCGTTCAAAGTTCTGACGCGTCAGGAGCTGCCGGCCGCCCTGGGAACCACGGACTACGCGGTCTTTCACCTCTCGGATTGCCTCACTGCCCAGGCCCGTCTGGCCGCTGCCCGGAACGCTCTCTCTCGAGTGATCTTTCCCATCACCGGCGGCATCCATTCCCTAAGCTACGCCCACTATCAGCGCGATTTTCTGGCCCATCTCGCGCCCGCGACCACCCGGCGCGACGCCATCGTGTGCACCTCGAAGGCCGGCCGGGAAGCCGTGACGGCTCTGTTTAAGGCCTTGCGCCGGGGCTACGGTCTCTCGCCCGAGGCTTATCCCGCGCCCGAACTGGCCTTGATCCCCCTGGGCGTGGAGCCCGACGACTGGCGGCGTCTTGACGGCCAGGAACGCGCGGAGGCCCGGGCCGCCTGGGGCATCGCCCCCCAGGGCACGGTGCTCCTCATGTTCGGACGGGTTTCCCACAGCTCCAAGATGGACCTGCTCCCGCTTTTTCGGGCCGTGCAGCGTCTCATGGCTTCCGGCCTGGATGTCTCGAACCTGATGCTGGTGGTGGCCGGCTGGACCGATGACGACGATCCGTTTTTGGGGACCCTGGCCGCCTTGGCCGCCAACGTGGGCCTGCGCCTGGTTCTGGTGCGCCGGCCGGACGAGGCGGCCAAGCGGCAACTGTTCGGCCTGGCCGACGCGTTTGTCTCCCTGGCCGACAATCCCCAGGAAACCTTTGGCCTCACGCTCCTGGAGGCCATGGCCGCCTGCCTGCCGGTGGTCGCCTCGGACTACGACGGCTACCGCGACATCGTTGCGCCGGGGCGCACCGGCTGGCTGTTGCCGACGCTGGGGCTGCCCCGGTCCCCGGCGCGCGATGTGCTGGCTCCGCTGTGCTACGACAACCATACCCATCTGCGCCTGGCCCAGGCTACGGCCGTGTCCGTGCCGGCCCTGGCCGAAGCGCTGGCCACTGTCCTTGGCGATCCCGATAAGGCCCGGGGCCTGGGTGAGGCCGGGCGCGAGCGGGCCGTGGCGCAATTCACCTGGGACGCCTGCGTTGGCCGCCATCTGGAGCTCTGGAAACGCCTGGCCGCGCAGCCCGTGCCGGATCGGGACCAGTTGGCCGCCACGCCCCATCCCTGGACCCTGGCCTACGACGAGGTCTTTGCTGGTTATCCCTCGGGCAGGCTTGGCGACGACCTGCGGCTGGTCTGGACCCGGGCCGGCCAGGCGGTCTACCACCGCCAGGATTTTCCGGTGATCTACGCCGAGCTGTCCCGGGAGGTGCGGCCCGAGGCTCTGCGGGTGCTGGTCTTTCTGGCCCGGGGCGGCTGTCCGGGCCTGACCCTGGCCAGACGTCTGGCTGCGGCCGTGCCGGGACTCGACGAAGCCGCCGCCGTCTGGCATGTGCTGTGGGCGCTCAAGCAAGATTTGCTCGAAGTGCAAAAGGAGCCGGCATGA